In Acidobacteriota bacterium, one DNA window encodes the following:
- a CDS encoding polysaccharide biosynthesis/export family protein: MRYINILRFSLSAIFVFVFIFIFFNVLTLLSQEEQDIFVKEYTIGPKDLLEIKVFELPELNQIVRVSEDGSITIPLLGRVMVGGLTKDSMEKKLADLLEEKYLKNAQVSVFIKEYQSKRVAVIGAVEKPGMYELIGRQTLLQIISQAGGFTEKAANELFVLREEKNGITTKISIDLEDLLINGNQKLNIPLQPNDVINVPMDKIIHVYVFGEVNKPGALEVKMSKKITLLQAIAQAGGTTDRASKSGIVIKRKGKHGKEIKIKVDLKDIIKGKKPDIQLQEGDVVYVPESIF, from the coding sequence ATGAGATACATAAACATTTTACGCTTTAGCCTATCTGCTATTTTTGTTTTTGTGTTTATATTTATATTTTTTAATGTTCTAACCCTGCTTTCTCAAGAAGAACAGGATATTTTTGTAAAGGAGTATACGATTGGACCGAAAGATTTACTTGAAATTAAAGTATTCGAGCTCCCTGAATTAAATCAAATTGTTAGAGTATCAGAGGATGGTTCAATTACAATTCCTTTACTTGGAAGAGTGATGGTTGGAGGTTTGACAAAGGATAGTATGGAGAAAAAACTTGCTGATCTTTTAGAGGAAAAATATCTAAAAAATGCACAGGTCTCTGTTTTTATAAAAGAATATCAGAGCAAGCGTGTTGCTGTGATTGGAGCAGTTGAGAAACCAGGGATGTATGAGTTAATAGGAAGGCAGACTCTTCTTCAAATAATTTCTCAGGCAGGAGGATTTACTGAAAAAGCAGCAAACGAATTGTTTGTGTTACGGGAAGAAAAGAATGGAATTACCACAAAAATTTCAATTGATTTAGAGGATTTATTAATCAATGGAAATCAAAAACTCAATATTCCCCTTCAACCAAATGATGTAATAAATGTGCCTATGGATAAAATTATTCATGTTTATGTCTTTGGAGAAGTTAATAAGCCAGGTGCATTGGAAGTAAAGATGTCGAAAAAGATTACTTTACTTCAAGCGATTGCCCAGGCAGGAGGAACAACTGACAGAGCCTCGAAATCCGGTATTGTGATAAAAAGAAAAGGAAAGCATGGAAAAGAGATAAAAATTAAAGTGGATCTCAAGGATATAATTAAGGGAAAAAAGCCAGATATACAACTACAAGAGGGAGATGTTGTATATGTCCCAGAATCAATATTCTAA
- a CDS encoding O-antigen ligase family protein, whose amino-acid sequence MIFLPLPFGSVDEWAIFAFEITTGILFILYLSTLWRSPIKKQEKRGQATFLISFSRKEANDSLSSQKKWDVSLIFKIFLIIFIVVSVIQVIPLPQFILKILSKNSFRIYEGVFSGGLVGSEKMGWKTISLSPAFSFYELIKYLSYFLFAFLVSRCIRTKKQIEIFVLVMIIAAIFQSFYGLTEFFGGTERIFGYKRKWHVGSATGTFINRNHFSGFLEMIFPISVGYLLAKADFFVMEKGLSLREKILWFSQDRLQKSIILGLISVLIGIAIFFSRSRTGIFIFFITIFLMIIAISIGGRNSSEKLSREKRFRKIVRVIFLTVLFSVILIGIKPIIERFSWESVAGEGRPIIFKNTIDMIKDFPLFGAGPGTYMYAYTMYEKIYVNGITDHAHNDYLELLAESGLIGGGSLILFAFGAVGYFFMKWVKRRDYFIKGVILGCILGIVAILIHSITDFNLRIPANAVYFITLYALSIRMVNIAYGKNKIRTRNVKWEM is encoded by the coding sequence TTGATATTTTTGCCACTTCCCTTTGGTTCGGTTGACGAGTGGGCAATATTTGCTTTTGAAATAACCACAGGAATTCTCTTTATTTTATATTTGTCAACTTTATGGAGGAGTCCAATAAAAAAGCAGGAGAAAAGGGGACAGGCTACTTTTTTAATTAGTTTTAGCAGAAAGGAAGCAAACGATTCCCTTTCCTCACAAAAAAAATGGGATGTGTCCCTAATTTTTAAAATCTTTTTGATTATTTTTATTGTTGTTAGTGTGATTCAGGTAATCCCGTTACCTCAATTTATATTAAAAATATTATCGAAAAATTCTTTTAGAATTTATGAAGGAGTCTTTTCTGGTGGGTTAGTAGGATCTGAAAAAATGGGCTGGAAAACTATTTCCCTTTCGCCAGCTTTTTCTTTTTATGAATTGATTAAATACCTCTCTTATTTTCTTTTTGCTTTTTTAGTTTCAAGATGCATAAGAACAAAAAAGCAGATTGAGATTTTTGTATTAGTGATGATAATTGCTGCCATATTCCAGTCGTTTTATGGGTTGACAGAGTTTTTTGGGGGGACAGAAAGGATTTTTGGCTATAAAAGAAAATGGCATGTTGGCTCTGCTACTGGCACCTTTATTAATAGAAACCATTTCTCCGGTTTCCTTGAGATGATTTTTCCGATAAGTGTTGGATATTTGCTTGCCAAGGCAGATTTTTTTGTGATGGAAAAAGGCTTATCATTAAGAGAAAAGATATTGTGGTTCAGCCAGGATCGTTTGCAAAAATCTATTATTCTTGGATTGATATCAGTATTAATTGGAATTGCAATATTTTTTTCCAGATCCAGGACAGGAATATTTATATTTTTCATCACAATTTTTTTGATGATTATTGCGATTTCTATAGGGGGAAGAAATAGCTCGGAAAAATTATCAAGAGAAAAAAGATTCAGAAAGATTGTAAGAGTTATATTTCTAACAGTTTTATTTTCAGTGATTTTAATAGGGATAAAGCCGATAATCGAGAGATTTTCATGGGAATCAGTTGCAGGAGAAGGAAGGCCGATTATTTTTAAAAATACGATAGACATGATAAAGGATTTTCCATTATTCGGGGCAGGACCAGGAACTTACATGTATGCATACACGATGTATGAAAAAATTTATGTCAATGGGATTACAGACCATGCCCATAATGATTATTTAGAATTACTGGCAGAAAGTGGATTAATCGGAGGTGGAAGTTTAATCCTCTTTGCCTTTGGAGCTGTTGGATATTTTTTTATGAAATGGGTTAAGAGAAGAGATTATTTTATTAAGGGAGTTATTCTCGGCTGCATTCTGGGTATAGTAGCCATTCTTATCCACAGCATAACCGATTTTAATTTGCGTATCCCAGCGAATGCTGTTTATTTTATAACGCTTTATGCTCTATCAATAAGAATGGTAAATATAGCTTATGGCAAAAATAAGATAAGAACCAGAAATGTAAAATGGGAAATGTAA
- a CDS encoding CpsB/CapC family capsule biosynthesis tyrosine phosphatase → MIDLHAHLLPDWDDGAANWDETLKMCEIAYEDGIRKIVFTPHLYRLNKYDDNLKILEDRMTEFKEITKKIPVEFFKGAEVFVHHEMVENIRKNDFTINLSNYIFVEFPSDYILPGVKDLFFNIMLGGFTPIISHPERNSVFMERPDLLFELIEMGSLAQVTAKSIIGGFGSEIKKFAKLLMVSNLVHIIASDAHDSERRPPRLSKGVEEAAKVVGEEKALAMVTSIPQAILDNKEIPDYGDPVNPVKGKSWRITVPKFLRKNVLIF, encoded by the coding sequence ATGATCGACCTTCATGCTCATTTATTGCCTGATTGGGATGACGGGGCAGCAAACTGGGATGAAACTTTAAAGATGTGTGAAATAGCTTATGAGGATGGAATAAGAAAAATTGTATTTACTCCCCATCTGTATCGTTTGAATAAATACGATGATAATTTAAAGATACTTGAGGATAGGATGACAGAATTTAAAGAAATTACAAAAAAAATTCCTGTTGAATTTTTTAAAGGAGCTGAGGTTTTTGTGCATCATGAGATGGTTGAAAACATAAGAAAGAATGATTTTACGATAAATTTATCAAATTATATTTTCGTAGAATTTCCCTCGGATTACATTCTTCCAGGGGTAAAGGATTTATTTTTTAACATTATGCTTGGAGGATTTACTCCGATAATAAGTCATCCGGAGAGAAATAGCGTTTTCATGGAGAGGCCAGATTTACTATTTGAGTTGATTGAGATGGGGAGTCTGGCTCAGGTTACAGCAAAAAGCATAATCGGAGGTTTCGGTTCGGAAATAAAAAAATTCGCAAAACTACTTATGGTGAGCAATCTTGTTCATATTATAGCTTCAGATGCTCATGATTCAGAGAGAAGGCCGCCAAGGCTGAGCAAAGGAGTGGAAGAGGCTGCGAAAGTTGTAGGAGAGGAGAAGGCATTGGCTATGGTCACATCAATTCCACAAGCAATACTTGATAATAAAGAAATTCCTGATTATGGAGATCCTGTAAATCCAGTCAAAGGAAAGAGTTGGCGAATTACAGTGCCTAAATTCTTGAGGAAAAATGTTCTAATTTTTTAA
- a CDS encoding outer membrane beta-barrel protein — MRRNTEYIGKAKGKTKEINKKSFFFVLTIIIFFLLNGRNELYGGTWMGEELERLIKEARLKIGPFRIKTILFLNNAGYDSNVYGTPYDPIKDYTFTTGPAFYIYLPLKKRILFSVYESPQYVYFLETKRERTWNNYFNGEVYFVFNRFLFSFGRGFSDARERWNTEIDIRPRRKEDSVQGSVLWQTARRTSFSIRYTKANYDYENLYYERFNIRDQLNREENYVNFTGYYQLFPRTKFFLDFEYGFFNFENPLSFRNSKSYAIYGGFEFSPFGAIRGRINLGYKFFDSLIPERKDYRGIVGNTSMDLRLLRFFALRALYRRDIQFSLWYDNIYFLENRYGSGASVYLFRNIRIDYDYSLGRNTYPQIERELIAHSLWQKREDDYKIHSVGIYFRIKRELGIGVTLSKWIRDSNLDWEDDEKLFVGANLTYNF, encoded by the coding sequence ATGAGAAGAAATACAGAATATATAGGTAAAGCAAAAGGAAAAACCAAAGAAATTAATAAAAAATCATTCTTTTTTGTATTAACTATCATAATATTCTTTTTATTAAATGGGAGAAATGAATTATATGGTGGGACGTGGATGGGCGAGGAGTTAGAGCGGTTGATAAAAGAGGCAAGGCTAAAAATCGGGCCATTCAGGATAAAAACTATTTTATTTTTAAATAACGCTGGCTATGACTCGAATGTGTACGGAACTCCTTATGACCCAATCAAGGACTACACCTTTACCACAGGACCTGCTTTTTATATCTATTTGCCTTTAAAGAAAAGGATTTTATTTTCGGTATATGAGTCTCCTCAGTATGTATATTTCCTGGAAACAAAGAGAGAGAGGACATGGAATAATTACTTTAATGGAGAGGTTTATTTTGTCTTCAACAGATTTCTTTTTTCCTTTGGAAGAGGATTCTCTGATGCAAGGGAGAGATGGAATACAGAGATTGATATAAGGCCGCGGAGAAAAGAGGATAGTGTTCAAGGTTCTGTATTATGGCAGACTGCGAGGAGGACTTCATTCTCTATAAGGTACACAAAAGCAAATTATGATTATGAGAATCTTTACTATGAAAGATTTAACATAAGAGATCAATTGAACAGGGAGGAAAACTATGTAAATTTTACAGGTTATTATCAACTTTTTCCAAGGACAAAATTTTTTTTAGATTTTGAGTATGGATTTTTCAATTTTGAAAATCCTTTGAGTTTCAGGAATTCTAAAAGCTATGCAATTTATGGAGGGTTTGAGTTTTCACCCTTTGGAGCAATAAGAGGAAGGATAAATCTTGGTTATAAATTCTTTGATTCTTTGATTCCTGAAAGAAAAGATTATAGGGGAATTGTTGGAAACACCAGTATGGATCTGCGGTTATTGAGGTTTTTTGCTTTGAGAGCATTATACAGAAGGGATATTCAGTTTTCATTATGGTATGACAATATTTATTTTCTTGAGAATAGGTATGGAAGTGGAGCATCGGTGTATTTATTTAGAAATATCAGAATAGATTATGACTACAGCTTAGGGAGAAATACTTATCCCCAGATAGAAAGAGAGCTCATAGCTCATAGCCTGTGGCAAAAAAGAGAGGATGATTATAAAATTCATTCGGTGGGAATTTATTTCAGGATAAAGAGGGAGCTGGGGATTGGAGTCACTTTAAGTAAATGGATAAGAGATTCAAATCTGGACTGGGAGGATGATGAAAAGCTTTTTGTAGGAGCAAACCTTACATATAATTTTTGA
- a CDS encoding M14 family metallopeptidase — protein sequence MKKIKIFLSTFLLILVSVISVYSEEKVRIISFYLDKIKPGQISLLSQLDVIAVGQEKIYAIVNQAEFRAVVKSKFSFNYESIRAFDKEIALPKKGQNGMFHSYRELEKDIHELEKKYPEIFKVTSIGTSIEGRNIYAIKISDNVSQDEKESEILFVGAHHAREWISVEVPYLLAHYLSQEYSSNPEIKKIVDSSEVWFVPLLNPDGLEYSINVYRYWRKNRRDNGNGTFGVDLNRNYGYMWGIDDKGSSPSTYSQVYRGKYPFSEPETAFLRDFMSQRKFAAAVSYHNYSQVILYPWGYTKIISKDRDLFHYLSGEMAKLITNVRENTYGYGQGSLIMYLTNGDYIDWVYGVFNIPSFTIELNPKDFISGGFITPESEIFPVFWENLPAALFLINWAVK from the coding sequence ATGAAAAAGATTAAGATATTTTTATCAACTTTTTTACTAATTCTGGTTTCAGTAATAAGTGTTTATTCAGAAGAAAAGGTAAGAATTATAAGCTTTTATCTGGATAAGATTAAACCAGGGCAGATTTCTTTGCTTTCCCAGCTTGATGTGATTGCAGTGGGTCAGGAAAAAATCTATGCGATTGTTAATCAGGCTGAATTCAGAGCAGTAGTAAAATCAAAATTTTCTTTTAACTATGAATCGATAAGAGCTTTCGATAAAGAGATCGCTCTTCCAAAAAAAGGTCAGAATGGAATGTTCCATTCGTATCGAGAACTTGAGAAAGACATTCATGAACTGGAGAAAAAATATCCTGAGATTTTTAAAGTGACATCAATAGGAACGAGCATTGAAGGAAGGAATATATATGCTATAAAGATAAGCGATAATGTGAGTCAGGATGAAAAGGAGTCTGAAATTTTATTCGTCGGCGCTCATCATGCCAGAGAATGGATATCTGTTGAGGTTCCATATTTGTTGGCTCATTACCTCAGCCAGGAATATTCATCGAACCCTGAGATAAAAAAAATTGTTGATAGTTCTGAAGTGTGGTTTGTTCCTCTCCTTAACCCGGATGGACTTGAGTATTCGATAAATGTGTATAGATACTGGAGGAAAAATAGACGTGATAACGGAAATGGTACCTTTGGAGTTGATTTAAACAGAAATTATGGATACATGTGGGGAATCGATGATAAAGGCTCCTCTCCTTCTACATACAGTCAGGTTTATCGGGGAAAATATCCTTTCTCAGAACCAGAAACAGCTTTTTTGAGGGATTTTATGAGTCAGAGAAAGTTTGCTGCAGCTGTGAGCTACCATAATTACAGCCAGGTAATTCTGTATCCCTGGGGATATACAAAAATCATATCAAAGGATAGAGATCTGTTTCATTATCTTTCAGGCGAGATGGCGAAACTGATTACGAATGTGAGGGAGAATACTTATGGATACGGTCAGGGTTCACTAATTATGTATCTTACAAATGGAGATTACATAGACTGGGTTTATGGTGTTTTTAACATTCCTTCATTTACGATTGAATTAAACCCGAAGGATTTTATCTCCGGAGGCTTTATCACTCCAGAATCTGAAATATTTCCAGTATTCTGGGAAAACCTTCCAGCAGCTTTGTTTCTCATCAACTGGGCTGTCAAATAA
- a CDS encoding polysaccharide biosynthesis tyrosine autokinase, which translates to MDNYDRFDETEINLRDYWNVVWKRKWTIITFTLVLVATVMIMTFTANPTYIARGSLLIEKEPNIFTFEEIFQIETYRDDYYQTQYKLLQSRTLADKVVERLKLYENEEFIGKPGKRKKPVDKSDPVFRSSLIDSFLGRLDVKPMRQTRLIEINYKSHDPKLAANAVNALFDSFIEMNIETKYEATEQATEFLTSQIASQRAEIEQKQRELQEYGAKKNIIPLSEKETTIIEKLGELNSALTEAQIDRVRKEAYYNEIKIASSDYIPEALTNPLIQRLREDYVKLSREYMKKQETFKPDYPEMQRLKAELESAKKSLESETQNLIKGAYSDYQAALKKEKSLEEVFNKQKQEAIQLNSNAILYNSLKIEIENKKNLLESLLRRQSETGVSARLRGLRTSNIKIVDRAEIPLYPSSPKKRLNMMLALIIGLFIGIGLAFFFEYLDNSVKSSEDIERYAGLPSLGVVMTFSPDGFKKSYGYGYGHKKRRSKSKLEAQKSEEEKDEGGGIRIKIGGKESVEDSKDKSYPVSQLDSHSVGKQERMDSPLFKEVGMFERLHVETEKTVRSEELGGKGVKEIPEIRSIELITYFSPKSNFSESYRSIRTALLLSTTDKNLKSLVISSPLPQEGKTATICNLAITLAQTEKKVLIVDSDLRKPRQHKIFKIKNIDGLTNYLTMNVEMKDLIKHTEIPNLFLINSGPVPPNPAELLGSEKMANLIESLKQSFNYILFDTPPILAVSDAMVIGSHVDGVILIVWGGKTSRDALKQAKEKLDLLKLKTLGVIINNIKIREHEYYYKHYYYQYYGEQ; encoded by the coding sequence ATGGATAATTATGATAGATTTGACGAGACAGAAATAAATCTTCGGGATTACTGGAATGTGGTGTGGAAGAGGAAATGGACTATTATAACTTTTACTCTGGTTTTAGTTGCAACTGTTATGATTATGACTTTTACTGCAAATCCCACTTACATTGCAAGGGGAAGTCTTTTGATTGAGAAAGAACCAAATATCTTCACATTTGAAGAGATATTCCAGATTGAAACTTACAGGGATGATTACTATCAAACTCAATATAAATTATTACAGAGCAGGACTCTTGCAGACAAAGTTGTTGAGAGATTGAAGCTTTATGAAAATGAGGAGTTTATAGGAAAACCAGGGAAGAGAAAAAAACCTGTTGATAAGTCTGACCCGGTTTTCAGAAGTTCTCTAATTGATTCATTCTTAGGAAGACTTGATGTAAAGCCAATGAGACAAACAAGACTGATTGAAATAAATTATAAATCTCATGACCCAAAACTTGCGGCAAATGCAGTAAATGCTCTTTTTGATTCATTCATAGAAATGAATATTGAAACCAAATATGAAGCAACTGAACAGGCAACAGAATTTCTGACGTCTCAAATTGCAAGCCAAAGAGCTGAAATTGAACAGAAACAGAGAGAACTCCAAGAGTATGGAGCAAAGAAAAACATCATCCCATTGAGTGAAAAAGAGACAACGATAATTGAGAAACTTGGTGAATTAAACAGTGCTTTAACAGAAGCCCAGATCGATAGAGTAAGAAAGGAAGCTTATTATAATGAGATAAAAATCGCATCTTCTGATTATATTCCAGAAGCCTTGACAAATCCGCTTATCCAGAGGTTAAGGGAAGACTATGTGAAGCTGAGCAGGGAGTACATGAAAAAGCAGGAGACATTCAAACCTGATTATCCTGAGATGCAGAGGTTAAAGGCAGAGTTAGAGAGCGCTAAGAAATCCCTTGAGAGCGAAACCCAGAATTTGATTAAAGGAGCTTACTCAGATTATCAGGCTGCGCTGAAGAAGGAGAAATCTTTAGAGGAGGTTTTTAACAAGCAGAAGCAGGAGGCTATCCAGTTAAACAGCAATGCTATCTTGTACAATAGTTTGAAGATTGAGATAGAAAATAAGAAGAATTTACTTGAATCTTTGCTGAGGAGACAGAGTGAGACTGGAGTCTCTGCAAGATTAAGAGGATTGAGAACATCGAACATAAAGATTGTGGATAGAGCAGAGATTCCTCTTTATCCATCGAGCCCAAAGAAAAGGCTTAACATGATGCTGGCTCTAATAATTGGGTTGTTTATAGGAATAGGGTTAGCGTTTTTCTTCGAGTATTTAGATAATTCAGTGAAGAGCTCTGAGGATATTGAAAGATATGCAGGTCTTCCTTCTTTAGGAGTTGTTATGACATTTAGTCCTGATGGATTTAAGAAAAGTTATGGATATGGATACGGGCACAAGAAAAGAAGGTCAAAATCAAAGCTCGAAGCTCAAAAGTCAGAGGAAGAGAAAGATGAGGGGGGAGGAATAAGGATAAAGATTGGAGGGAAAGAATCAGTTGAAGACTCGAAGGATAAAAGTTACCCGGTTTCACAATTGGACAGTCACTCGGTTGGAAAGCAAGAGAGAATGGACTCTCCATTGTTTAAAGAAGTCGGCATGTTTGAACGTTTACATGTTGAGACGGAGAAAACAGTAAGGAGTGAAGAGTTAGGAGGGAAAGGAGTAAAAGAGATTCCGGAGATTAGGTCGATTGAGCTTATAACTTATTTTTCGCCAAAATCAAATTTCTCAGAAAGTTATCGCTCAATAAGAACAGCGCTGCTTTTATCTACAACTGATAAAAATTTGAAGTCATTAGTAATTTCAAGTCCTCTACCACAAGAAGGAAAAACTGCTACCATTTGTAATTTAGCGATTACTCTTGCTCAAACAGAGAAGAAAGTTTTGATAGTGGATTCAGATTTAAGAAAGCCAAGGCAGCACAAGATATTCAAAATAAAGAATATCGATGGATTAACAAATTACCTGACTATGAATGTTGAGATGAAGGACTTAATCAAACATACTGAAATTCCAAATCTATTTCTTATTAACTCAGGTCCAGTTCCACCAAACCCCGCAGAACTTCTCGGCTCTGAAAAAATGGCAAACCTGATTGAGAGTTTGAAGCAATCATTCAATTACATATTATTTGATACACCGCCGATTCTTGCAGTCTCTGATGCAATGGTGATAGGATCCCATGTTGATGGAGTAATCCTCATTGTATGGGGAGGAAAAACCTCCCGTGATGCCCTGAAGCAAGCAAAAGAAAAGCTCGATTTGCTTAAATTAAAGACTTTAGGCGTTATCATTAACAATATCAAAATTCGCGAACATGAATATTACTACAAGCATTATTATTACCAGTATTATGGAGAACAGTAA